From Malus sylvestris chromosome 1, drMalSylv7.2, whole genome shotgun sequence:
TATAATCTCCTTATCAACCTAATCATATCCTTAAAGCTCAATTTCATCCAGCTCACCAAACGTTGCTGAGATAATTAACTAACTCTTTTTTCTTCTAAGTTAATCATGCAccaattaagggattgattaggcaTGTTGAATATATCCATAACATGATACACACACAACAATTGCATATTTCTTGCACAACTTTCCATCCAAAAGTTTCTTCACCAGTCGAACAACATCCAACCAATTATATGctttttcttttgacttttCGTCACACCAGAATCTGCTTTTTCCCGGTCTGCTTCCATTTACGCAGGAAAGTGTTTACATGTCTATAAAAATAGACATCATGTTTCAAGTCCTTAATTaaaagagaaggaaggagatTAGTTAAAACCTAATTAGTTTTAACTAATCTGCTTAGTTCAATGGCTTATTGTGGCTTTCCTGACATATTTTCCTGGATTCAAACCCTCCCATCGATCGCTCAATGGCCAACACCTTCCATGTCCATATCCATATGTTCTTCAAGTTCATCACAACCATCTCTCAAACTCTGCGTTTCCAAAAATCTCCAACACCCTACTTTCTCTTTTGCTATACTAGCAGACTTCAATCTCCCCATCTCCCTTTGGACCTCAAAGCAGTTCAAATTCAACCCTAAATCCACCAACTTAATAACCCAAGAAGCACTTTCCAGCCTCTTAGTCAATTTCATTGAAGAGGTCCTTCGTTACGGCTCGAGCAAGAACAATTTCTTGATCAAATTTCTCAAATTCGACTCCATTGCCAACTTTGGCGATGTTTTTAACCTCGCATTTGTCACGCTCGTCTTTCTTGTTTGCATCTATGAAGCCCCCACGGGTCTCCGGTCGGGATGGCTCAATACTCTCAAGAATTACTTGGCTAATTGTTGGTCAAGACAATCATCAAAGACCCTAATGAAGTTATTAGGATCCAATTTGGAGGAGGAATGGATGAGGTCAATCAATCTTGCAATCACCAATTGGATTCTTGAGCTTCAAGCCACCCAAGGAACCCTCATGAAAACACCTTCACCACTCTTCTCTTATGGTTTTTCAGCATTTGGGTTGTGGAAAGTCCAATTGTATTGTCCTCTCATAGCCATGGACATTGCAAAATCCAGCAATCTCTCTGTTGATGAAAGGCTCCAATTCTCTCTGAATTTCCACCAGCTTGAGGGTGTGCTTCAATTCAATTACAATGTCATGGTTCAAGAGAGGTGGATTGATGTGATGCTAAACATTGATAACATAAGGTATATTTTTCCCTCATATTATAACACGTGAACTGATTATTTATACCATGTAGATCAACAAAAATTTTGCCAAATTGATCGCTAACTCTAAAAACTACAGGTGTGATGTGATCAGTCTTGTGAATGAGAGACTAATGAACGAGCAAGGCGCCGGGGTATCTGAAAAGCACTTCccttcaagaatttcattaCAAGTTACTCCAACTACACAAACAAATGTGCTAAGCGTTTCGGTGGGCAAGTCTTCTGAAAACCCTGCAATAGAGATTGGCAAGGAAAAAGGCATAGAAGGCTCGTTTGAACCCCCAAACCCTTACTTGGCGCTCAAGGTATCAGCTAGCGAGACCATAACAATGAGCTTAAAACCTTGGAAGTTTGAGGAATCAGTGTACGGATATAGCGCAAATTTGAACTGGTTTCTTCATGACAGTGTGGATGGAAGAGAGGTCTTCTCTTCCAAGCCATCAAAGTTTCAATTGATCAACCCCAAAGCTTGGTTCAAAGATAGATACTCTAGTGCATATAGGCCTTTCACAAGGCAAGGAGGGGTTGTTTTTGCTGGTGATGAGTATGGAGAGGGTGTGATTTGGA
This genomic window contains:
- the LOC126619272 gene encoding uncharacterized protein LOC126619272 encodes the protein MAYCGFPDIFSWIQTLPSIAQWPTPSMSISICSSSSSQPSLKLCVSKNLQHPTFSFAILADFNLPISLWTSKQFKFNPKSTNLITQEALSSLLVNFIEEVLRYGSSKNNFLIKFLKFDSIANFGDVFNLAFVTLVFLVCIYEAPTGLRSGWLNTLKNYLANCWSRQSSKTLMKLLGSNLEEEWMRSINLAITNWILELQATQGTLMKTPSPLFSYGFSAFGLWKVQLYCPLIAMDIAKSSNLSVDERLQFSLNFHQLEGVLQFNYNVMVQERWIDVMLNIDNIRCDVISLVNERLMNEQGAGVSEKHFPSRISLQVTPTTQTNVLSVSVGKSSENPAIEIGKEKGIEGSFEPPNPYLALKVSASETITMSLKPWKFEESVYGYSANLNWFLHDSVDGREVFSSKPSKFQLINPKAWFKDRYSSAYRPFTRQGGVVFAGDEYGEGVIWKVDKAAMGRTMDWEVRGWIWLTYWPNKHKTFYTETRRLEFREILTLTIA